The sequence below is a genomic window from Gouania willdenowi chromosome 12, fGouWil2.1, whole genome shotgun sequence.
CCCTCAGTCTGAGACAATTCTGTTTCcgttccatcaggaccttgtaGTTTTAAACTGCTTGGATCTGAGTTCTGAGCCTCTCCTGGTTCTTTGCTGTGAATTCCCACAGTTTGTCTTTTCATGAATTCATTCAAACTCCAggttgaaggttcctccttcatgttcatttctgatagttgtctccagtgtagctgggaggcctgaagcttctcctcttcatcttcacatttaacaggacaagcagcattgtttgtctcctgctgcacacaaagctggttttcctcctgaccttcactgagcatctctggttcctcctttatgtggagacgctctgggagcagctgctccacattcttcttctcactgaaAACACAGTCAGTGACTGATGGTTGCTGGAGCTGTAATCTGTGCAGGTGGATTGTGGGCATGAAGGCAGCCATCTtaaatgtttccatttcatttgtatttagaACAGATTGGGAATCTGAAGGtagacacaaaacacaacattacaAGAAAACTCACAATATTTCCACTCATTTAGTTTTAACAGGAAAATCTTAACTGTTGTTCACCctgtgtttaatatattttatgacttattttatatttatgatcatgtattattaatttattaaataaataaatgtattttaaaaaatgtggatgctcagaaataaatatatacacactgCAACAATTAATTACTCTGTAATTTATGTTAAATTATTTGGAACTAAAAAGTTTCATTACTTAACCCAATAATAATAACCACTATGAGGTTTGTCCAAAGGACAGCATTCATTTCTGTGACTCTGTGGGATTTGAACCAGTTTCCCTTCATTATGTTGTGCTCTCTAACTTTCCAGTGAAAACACTTACCTAATTGTTTACTGGTATTATGGTGGAGACTCATTTTCATTTCACCATCCACTGGAACTTCTTGCACTCCATGTTCAGTCTTGATGGTTTGTAACGGAGTCTTTTCTTGCCCTGTTGCTCTACATATTATTTCTACTGCTCCGGTGCTAGCTCCTCGGCTAGCTCGGTTAGCATTCTGTTCCATATTCTCTGTGTCTGCAACTCCGTCTTCTGACACCGTGTTGTGCTCTCTTACTTTCCACTGGAGCTTTAAAGCGCTATTATAGTGTGACCTGACTCCGTCTGTAGGCTGGAAATTAATAAGATTTCAAGAGATACTTCATTCTACTTTccgctttttcttcttctgctgctcaAACTCagcggttcttcttcttcttcttgttttccggTGGTTGGTATCCAGCTTATGGAGCATTACCGCCACCTTCTGCTCTGGAGTGTGGGTCAGACAACAAGGCCTACACCCAATCACACCCTCATTCACTCATTATCTGGTCCTACCAGAAACCCCTTAAAGGGTTAAAGCATTAATAAAGTAAAATGCtgacaaataaaatagatttttttaaatgaagcttTTTATTAACATTGTGATGTGCTcgctgcatgttttttttttttgtccttgtaaggttttctctacatttttcaCGAATCTTTTATTTGAACAGCTCCAAGCACAGATGACAAGAGTAATACTATTTCTCAGAGGTGTGTTTATTCTAATTAGTCACAAGGACAGTTTTCACAGGCCTGCAGCTCCTGCCAACAGCTCACACACAGGTGAGATCCACAAGCTACAGTGAGTGTCTGCAGAGATTTGTGTGAGTCTTCTTTGGGCTCTGGGAAGGGGTGCGTACAATGGGGCAGGCTGGAGCAAACGAGTTTTTGGCTGATTTTATCACCTTGATCCAGTCCAGCTGACTGCATCATGACCTTGGGGTTATGTAAAGAGTGTGTGAAGTGTGTCTGATGGAGACTAGCATGCAGCTGAAGCAACAGAGTTCAGAGTGTCAGAGCCTAGAATAGACTAACATTgaagaatacagaaaaaaaaaaaaatatctctcgTCCCTGTATTTATTACCAATGAAATGTTGTTATTGAAGCACTTAGCTTTTACtggtattttaactttttttagtattttaagTGTTAACTTGAATATTGAATTTAATCCAAAGAAAATCGAACGCCAAAAGACCCTAAAATATCATAGTAACAATTACTCTTTGACACACATCTTCCTGCACTGATTTTTCATTACAAGGAGAGAGAAATAAGAGATCTGACAAGTGAAGAATAATGAAAGAGCGTTGATGATgtgagagaaaatgaaataacaaaggaCTTTGGGAAGTTCTTTACTACTTCTCCTTCTTTACTACTATTGACTCACAGAATCTTATTGTAAAGGGCTGGAAATAAACAATACTATAAATATTAACTTTTGAATTTATCACTTACTGCCCATGGTGTAATTCTGTGTAGATCCAAAACAAATGCACTaagtgcttaaaaaaaaaaaaaaaaaaaagcacgaaacaaaaatacacaaaatcacaaaaaaaaaaatacacaaaattacaaaaaaatacacaaaattacaaaaatacagacaatgattcaaaaaatgacaataaaaagacacaaaatgactcaaaaccacatacaaaataacagaaaaaatacacaaaattacacacaaaatatacaaaaaaaaaaaaaaaaaaaacaatagggctctataaacacaaacatttacaataaaacacacaatatgactaacAAAATGccttacaaaaaatacatgaaaatacaccaaaggattccaaaaatgacattaaaaacacacagactaaaaataacattacagcaaaaatacacaaaatgagcaaagattacacaaaaagtccccaaaaacacatgacaaaaaagcactatatgccttcaaaatatacacaaaattacatgaaaatacacaaaaggactccaaaaacacacacactgtttcttgtgttaatgctgatattggtcattattctaatgctgatatgaatgttgaccATGTCACCCTCACATGAGATAAAATCAGTTTAGTGGCTgcgctgtgataaaagctgctcATTTCTGGGTTAGATCATATTCCTTCTCACTAGGGAAGACACATTTTCCCACAGGTTGGTTGGGTCAAACACTtgtatagtaataataatgagtgATTACAGTGTGAGCATGTAGACCACTGGACCCATGATGAGTTTGCTCGCTGCTTTCAATTAGATCCCAAGATGTTAATAATTAGTTCACTAACCAATATTCAATATGAAAAATTAACTGCAGAATCAAGAAATATCTGATTTTGTgcaatctgtaaaaaaaacaactgcaaaactACTTATTATTCTATAAAGAGACGACATTTTTAATGTAACACAGATGAGGTTTTAATATTCAAGACTCCGTGGATGATTTCAACAATCAACTAAAGACGTATTTTTTTAGGGAGGCTTTCTAGCCACACTTTTGTATCTGCCCAATGTAGACTTTGTACAGTATGTACCCTTTTATTTCTTGCATTCTACCCACACTGCACTGTACTGGCATATGTACtctgttattattgttgttttaaactgtaaaatgtgaagcactttgtgaccctggtctgtgaaaagcactatataaataaattttactTACATacttacaaaataaacaaactgtaaaACAAACTATAAAACTTCTGCCAAAATCTGTTGTGTTAACTCCGGAAGAACTAACTTACAAAACTCTAACCACACTTCAAACTTCAACTATACCTAAACGAatgtagctaaaaaaaaaaaaaaatatgtataactaataagaaaatatttactacacacattacatttgaaaatattttatgtGTTGACTCTGTGGACCTTcagttcagacttttttttccgTAACATTTTCCGGTCAAACATCACATtcaaatggtttctctcctgtgtggattctcatgtgtttctTAAGGGTGAGCTTAtgggtaaaacatttactacaaacgtcacatttaaatggtttctcacctgtgtgaattctcatgtgtgactgcaaAAAATCCTTACGGGTAAAACATTTACGACAAACGTCACATTTAAAtagtttctctcctgtgtggattctcatgtgtgactgcaaGGAATCCTTACgagaaaaacatttactacaaacatcacatttcaatagattctctcctgtgtggattctcctGTGTGACTTAAGGGTGAGCCTATaggtaaaacatttacaacaaacatcgcatttaaatggtttctcacCTGTGTGAATTATCACGTGTGACTGCAAAGAATCCTTacgggtaaaacatttactacaaacatcacatttaaatggtttctcacCTGTGTGAATTATCATGTGTAACTGCAAAGAATCCTTacgggtaaaacatttactgcaaacatcacatttaaatagtttctctcctgtgtggattctcatgtgtgacttTAGATGAggcttttgaataaaacatttactacaaatatCACATTTGAACGGTTTCTcacctgtgtggattctcatgtgtttctTAAGGGTGAGCTTATAGGGAAAACACTtacaacaaacatcacatttaaatggtttctcacgtgtgtgaattctcatgtgtgactgcaaGGAATCCTTAcgggtaaaacatttacaacaaagatcacatttaaatagtttctctcctgtgtggattctcctGTGTGACTCAAGGTGAggcttttgaataaaacatttaccacaaacgtcacatttaaatggtttctctcctgtgtggattctcatgtgatTCTTAAGGGTGAGCTTAtgggtaaaacatttacaacaaacaTCGCATTTAAATGATTTCTCACCTgagtggattctcatgtgtgactgcaaGTGATACTTtcgaataaaacatttactacaaacatcacatttaaatggtttctctccagtgAGTGATGCTTTCTCACCACCCACACATTCAGATGTCATTTTTACCTGAACCTTCTTCTTTgaacaaatctgttgaaatgaactAATCTGTGTTTTGGAAGCTTTACATCCCATTTCAGCATTTTTACTTGAGTCAGACGTCTTTCTATTTTTCATGGTGGAATCACAGTCAGCTTCAGTTTCAGATTCAATCTCTGACAGAGGTTTCTGCCAActgtcttcatcatcatcatgatcatcatcatcctcctcacTACTACCCTCAGTCTGAGACGATTCTGTTTCcgttccatcaggaccttgtaGTATTAAACTGTTTGGATCTGGGTTCTGAGCTGCTTCTGGTTCTTTGCTGTGAATTCCCACAGTTTgtctttttattaattcattcaaactccaggttgaaggttcctccttTATGTTCATTTCTGAtagttgtctccagtgtagctgggaggcctgaagcttctcctcttcatcttcacatttaacaggacaagcagcactgtttgtctcctgctgcacacaaagctggttttcctcctgaccttcactgagcatctctggttcctcctttatgtggagacgctctgggagcagctgctccacattcttcttctcactgaaAACACAGTCAGTGACTGATGGTTGCTGGAGCTGTAATCTGTGCAGGTGGATTGTGGGCATGAAGGCAGCCATCTtaaatgtttccatttcatttgtatttggaAAAGATTGGGAATCTGAAGGtagacacaaaacacaacattacaAGAAAACTCACAATATTTCCACTCAATTGATTTTAACAGGAAAATCTTAACTGTTGTTCAGCctgtgtttaatatattttgtgacttcttttatatttatgatcactagtacagtgcccgtcggaagtatgaaTTCATGTAGGAACTTAAAGCTGATAGAtatctgtttatgtatgattcttctgaaatgcaaaaaaaaaattactagtcttactatggtctactgcaggtggtcattcatatacattcatgtatataagtcccacccctatacaaatggaaacattcGCCAAATGTGCCCAGTGGCACGCGTGCAACCACTCCTCACTTCAAGTTGAAATGtgtcctctgtctgaagaaccagatagtttgtgaaATGATCGGCAATTGGCCATCAacaacttccgggaactatttgaaACTTCCGGGCACTCTTCTgttgttgcaactctctctctaaacggctctgtgtgtgttcagcaTGTATATACAATGTGCACATTAGGTTTTATAGCACGTGAtgaaaatgtcagcatttataatgCCATGTTGACAAAAAAGTGTGTGTTGACtaagaaatgtgcatgtttcgCTTTGAGCACAGTTGCTGCTTCCGGGTCCCTTCTGTCCGGGTCAGCGgtcaaactaaaatgaaaataaatgttttgaaatcaccaaataagtccaaaataactGATGCACACCCTCGGGCCTCGGGAAGGCTgtgaaaaaagtttcaggtcaaacagatACCCCCTCAGGGGGATATTCGGGCCACACACAGGCAGACAATCCTTGATTTATTAGATAGAtgcattatatatacatatatatatatatttttttttaataaataaacgtattttacttaaaaaaataaaaaattggatGCTAAATAGAAAAAGTATATACACACTGAAACAATTAATTACTATAATTTATGTTATATGATTTGGAACTGAAAAGTTTCATTACTTAACCCAATAATAATAACCACTATGATGTTTGTCCAAAGGACAGCATTCATTTCTGTGACTCTGTGGGATTTGAACCAGTTTCCCTTCATTATGTTGTGCTCTCTAACTTTCCAGTGAAAACACTTACCTAATTGTTTACTGGTATTATGGTGGAGACTCATTTTCATTTCACCATCCACTGGAACTTCTTGCACTCCATGTTTAGTCTTGATGGTTTGTAACGGAGTCTTTTCTTGCCCTGTTGCTCTACATATTATTTCTACTGCTCCGgtgctagctcctctgctagctcggATAGCATTCTGTTCCACATTCTCTGTGTCTGCAACTCCGTCTTCTGACACCGTGTTGTGCTCTCTTACTTTCCACTGGAGCTTTAAAGCACTATTATAGTGTGACCTGACTCCGTCTGTAGGCTGGAAATTAATAAGATTTAAAGAGATACTTCATTGTACTTTccgctttttcttcttctgctgctcaAACTCagcggttcttcttcttctttttcttgttttccgGCGGTTGGCATCCATGGCTTATGGAGCATTACCGCCACCTTCTGCTCTGGAGTGTGGGTCAGACAACAAGGCCcaatcacctttttttttttttttttttttttttttaaattaacaaatgaagcttactatggaagcccaaaagagtcataattaaataaatacaaacaatctttttaaataaatactattttgatatttaacagacaaatatataatatggccattaaattgttaaattatgaaatacgttttattattcttaaatatctatttccacaatggcccttttatttcataatgtcaaAAAAACACAGTCATTTTCACCAATATTAAATTTTGAGTGTAAAAAATCTTTACAGGGATAaatattgttcatatttttaaaatgcacttCTTTAGGTGGAGTAGGAAATTTAAGATAATGGCATCTAATATTTCTTAACGTTTTGACTGGTGAATCTTTGTACTAAATTTCGTTTTCTAAGAGGTAAGGAGAAGTATGCATTGGTTGGCACTGTTCTGAGAAACTTGTTGTTACATTTCTTGTCCACAAAGGGACAGTCCTGGACCAGTAAGGAAGGCGCATGAGGAACAAGGTGCAAGTATATTAGAGAACCTTTCAGAGTGCAAATAATAGCTTGTGGTATTGCATTAATAACATCAGAAAATTGTTGGATTGTACAAGCAATATTGTATTTACgcttgaaatcatcaaaattaagtaaattcgCTCTCTTATCCATTGAATGCAAAACTGACCATATCATCCCAGTCTTTaaagtaaaatgacttttattGTAATAAGGATATACCGATTGTTCCATATTGGCGCATTATGGGGTATGAAACTATGTTTATATATTAATTTCCAGTATTGTAGGACTTGTTCATGGAATTTTGATATTATTATGGGTAGTTTGGACAGTTCAAAATCACAGTGTAAAAGCAATTGAATGCCACCTACATTGGAGAATATTTTAGCAGAAAGATTAAACCATAAAGTATTCATATGAGTCATAAAGTTTTGTAACCATCTTAGTTTTAAAACGCCATTTATCGGATCAAAGTCGATAGCATTAAGACCACCTTCCTCTAAAGACTTGACAATGTCATTCTTCCTTATATAATGACGTCTATTTTTCCAGATGAAATTGAAGTTgttttgattgatttgtttaataACAGTTTGTGGTATGTCCAGAGAATATGCAGGGTAAATGATTCTTGAGACCTTCCATTTTAGAGAGCAATAACCTACCAAATATGGAGAGATCTCTCTGTAACCATGTATTTAATATAGATTTactctttttaattgtattatgaAATTACTTTTTAATCAGACTTCTGAGTTTTTTGAGATGGTAATCCCCAAGTATTTCACTTGGTCTTTAACAGGTATATCATACAGGGGTATTTGAGGGTGGTCATGAATTGCCATTAATTCACATTTATCAATATTTAAGTGAAGTCCAGAGGCTTTGAAAAAATGACTGACTACTTGCAGAGCTATAGGTATTTGTGTCtaatttttaagaaaaagaaTGGTATCATCTGCAAGCTGAATTATAGCTAATGGGTTGCCTAAAACATCTCATGTTTTGACCTCTTCACAGTTTTTGAACATAATGCTAAGAATTTCTACAACCATTAAGTAAAGGGGATGCAGGGCATACTTGTCAAATAGCTCTTTTAACATCAAATCGTTTACAGGTACCAAAAGGGAGCAACACAGAACTATTGATATCACTGTATAATATTTTGATAATTTCACAAAAGGCATCTCCAAAACTAAATTGATGCAATGTATCAACCCAGTCAAATGCCTTACAAAAGTccaaagaaagaataaaaccATCATCCTCAGTTTTGTCCCGATAATCTAATAAATCTAGCACCATCCTAATGTTATGATAGAGCGACCTCTGAAAAAACCAGATTGTGATTCACTGATAATTTGTGAAATACCTTGTTTTAAGTCTGTTAGCAACAACATAAGCAAAATGTTTATAATCCACATTGCGTAAGGTTATCGGTCTTAAATTGTTCAAGTACTTTTTTATCATTACCACTTTTGGGGATCAGTGAAATAAGTCCTTGTTTCATGGTGTTCATAAGAGATTTAGCTTTGATACATTCTTGTatggcaaagaaaaaaaaggtattttatATCCTCCAAGAAGTGTTTGTAAAAGTCTGATGAGAGGCCATCCTGAACAGGGGATTTCCTTAGGGAGAGCTGTTTAACTGCAGTATCTAACTCAAACATATCAATGTCTACATCACACATTTCCTTAAAATCCAGGCTGATGGTAGGAatgttgtgttttatactgTCCAGGAGAGATGAGTCTTTATCAGAGGTCGATGAATAAAGATCCTTATAAAATTGATAAACTTCCTCAGCAATGACTATGGGATCCATGCATTCAACATCATTAATCATGAGTCAATCCTCTCCTGTCTCATCTTTTcaaggccacaaaaatatgCTGTGTTATGTTCACCTTCTTTGATCCATTTGGCTCTCGATCAAACAAAAACTCCTCTGGCTCTTCGAGAgcttaattcattcattttggaTGTTCCCTCAGAGTCTTGCTTCTTTCCTTTCCAAAACGTATTGAAACCTCTGAAAAAATTCCCATATGGTAGTTACCAAAAGTTACATCATATCTGATTTCTGAAATTAAGTCCTTATTGTGTTGCAATATTCCTGTTTTTTCAGCAAGTCTGCATTAAATTTCCAATACACATTCTTTTTGTTAGTACTTACATCTGGTTTTAAGTTAAGGTACAACAGGCAGTGGTAGGTTAATGGTGCATTGGAGATAGTGACATCTGAGACATGGTTAACCAATTCTGGAGCAGCCAACCACAAGTCAATTCTAGATCTTATAGCCCCATTAGGTTTAATTCACGAGTACCTTCTGAGCTTTGGATTTACGTATATAACTACagttctatgaatcccggatGACCACCAGAGGGCGGTGCTGAAAGCACTGAATGTTCCCTTCGCGCATGTACACAGTTCGAGTAGTTATACAAACAAAGTCACACCTGTGACCCGGGATGATGCCCCGGAAGTAATATATCCCCGCATCACCCGTGACTCTGTTTCTACAGAATTTTCTCGCGGAAACACAAGGATTCTGAGTGACAAACTCTGGCGGTCatccgggattcatagaaccatagttacatactcttgttctatttcatccctactGACTGTCAGAGGGTGGTGCTGAAAGCACTGAATGATTAATATCAACGATGTCACCAAGAATCCTTAGTACATACCTCACTGAGACGACCCAGGAGTTCCTTGCAGCAGAACTCGGCCAAGAGGAGAAGGAGTGGCCACATTGATGTTGTAGTATCTGGTGAATGTGCATTTCGAAGCCCACAATGCAGCAGCACAGATATCCTCCAAAGGAACCCCCCTCAAAACCGCTCATGAAGTGGAGACGCTGCTGGTAGAATGGGCTTTGACGGTGGAGCATGACCTCCTGACCGATAGGTGTTGCGAATGATCTCCACAATCCAATGAGACAGACACTGTTTGGAAAGAGGACATCCAATCTTAGGGCCACCATAACATAAAAAAAGCTGGTCTGTGCGGCGCATACCATCTGTAGCCTCAATGTATGCCTGCAGTGTCGGCACAGGACACAATGCCGacctgtctccaccctctcccaGAGGGAGATGAAACCGGGCCAAGTGCAATGGCCGATTGGGACAACACCTTGGGCACAAACACTGTTAGGCCACAAAGTGACACCAGAACCAATCCGGACACCATCTGAGACATGAGGGACTGACAGAGAAGGCCTGTAACTCATCAACCCTTCTGGCAGAAACAATAGCCAACAAAAAAGCAGTCTTACATGAAAGCCACTTAAGCTCCACCTGCCCCAAAGGCTCAAAAGGGGGGCTGCATAGGGACTCGAGAACTAAAGACAAGTCCCACACTGGAGCCCGTGGTGCCGTCTGCGGACACAACCGACAAGCGCCCTGCAAAAAAAGAGAGACCAAATTATGACTGCCAATTGCCAACAATTGTTGACCATACCATGAGAGCATGATATAGGTGCAACATACACCTTTAGGGTGGAGGGAGACCGACCACCATCCAGGAGAAACTGAAGGAACTCCAGAACGATGAGAATCGAACAGGAGATTGGATCCTTGCGGGCAGAGCACAAATGTCAAAACAGCTTCCACCAATTCTCATATTGGTGGCGAGTAGAGACCGCCTTGGCATTCAAGATGGTCTGACCAACGGAACCACAGCTCAAGGCGGTGGGGAGTGGGGTGCCAAATCCGACCTCTCAATTGTAGCAGCAGATATGTCCTGGCTGGGAGCCGTCATGGTGTGCCGCGGCAGAGACTGTGCAGCAACGGGAACCATAGCTGCCCCAGCCAGTACGGAGCCACCAACAACAAACGGTGACCCTCCTGGAGAACCCTCTGAAGAGTTGGCCAAATCAgaggaagagggggaaaaacataCATGAGGGACTGAGGCCACGGATGTGCCAACACATCCCAGCCCAGAGGACCAGGTACCCCCTCGAGGGAGAACCACAGAGGGCAATGAGTGGACTCCACTGCGGCAAACAAATCCACCTCCGTCCGACCAAACAAGCACCAAATAGTGTGCACCACCTGTGAGTGGAGGGACCTCTCCCCAGAACCTTCATGTAACAATTGAGCCCCCGCATGTTCAGAATGGGACGTAATGCACCATTTTTTTTGGGTACGAGAAGTACGTGGAATAGTAGCCTCTGGGTTGCAGCAGAGGATCTACTGCCTCGACTGCACCCTTCGCCAGGAGGGCAGATAGCTCCTCGTCCAGTGCTAGAGCCTTTGCTGGGTCATTTTGACCCGGCTGGAGATGTGTGGCCGGCATCGGAATTGCAATCTATACGCCTCAGACAAGGCTGACGGAGCAAGCCAAACCTGCCTACGAGCCTGAACAACGTAAGACATAACCAGTCCAAGCTCCCTTGTCAAAAGAGCAAAAGCCTGCAGGGCTGCGTCATTAAACCCACTAGCAGCGGGTGCACCAGTAGCATCTTCCAGGGAGGCAAATGTTGCAAACATAAGGTGCTCCAGTGAGTTGCCTAGGCGACCAGTGCGCCCACCAGAGTAATACGCTCTGCTGAGAAGGTCATCAGTAACACTGCATTGGGGCCGAGGATACCCAACATCCTGGCACAAGGCCTCCTCGGGTGACACAATGAGGgatgcagacccctcacaccctgcacataATCTattcaaactcctcccctccggcagaagTTACAGATCAATGTGCGCCAAAACAACCCAccaaaacagtttcttcccccaggctgtcactctgattaaTGATAAACAGTCAAaaagtgtcagacctgttgctGTGTAATAatcctggaactaaacataacaaccctggaacaatcactgtgaatgttcatgtacataaacgtatactatttaatttaaatgttcacctgcactactcatcactaCACTATAATCTTATTATTATGCACTGCACTGATTTTTCATTATAAGGAGAGAGAAATAAGAGAGATCTGACAAATGAGACATCATGCATGAACAAGCTTTGATGATGTCAGAGAACACGAGATAATAAAGGACTCTGGAAGTTCTTTACTACTTCTCTA
It includes:
- the LOC114472806 gene encoding uncharacterized protein LOC114472806 isoform X2 produces the protein MEQNANRASRGASTGAVEIICRATGQEKTPLQTIKTEHGVQEVPVDGEMKMSLHHNTSKQLDSQSVLNTNEMETFKMAAFMPTIHLHRLQLQQPSVTDCVFSEKKNVEQLLPERLHIKEEPEMLSEGQEENQLCVQQETNNAACPVKCEDEEEKLQASQLHWRQLSEMNMKEEPSTWSLNEFMKRQTVGIHSKEPGEAQNSDPSSLKLQGPDGTETELSQTEGSSEDDEDHDDDEDSWQKPLSEIESETETDCDSTMNNRKTSDSSKNAEMGCKASKTQISSKKKVQDSWAIWCRSTTLHVHCGGAALAAVKF
- the LOC114472804 gene encoding gastrula zinc finger protein XlCGF26.1-like isoform X3, whose amino-acid sequence is MKMSLHHNTSKQLDSQSFPNTNEMETFKMAAFMPTIHLHRLQLQQPSVTDCVFSEKKNVEQLLPERLHIKEEPEMLSEGQEENQLCVQQETNSAACPVKCEDEEEKLQASQLHWRQLSEMNIKEEPSTWSLNELIKRQTVGIHSKEPEAAQNPDPNSLILQGPDGTETESSQTEGSSEEDDDDHDDDEDSWQKPLSEIESETEADCDSTMKNRKTSDSSKNAEMGCKASKTQISSFQQICSKKKVQVKMTSECVGGEKASLTGEKPFKCDVCSKCFIRKYHLQSHMRIHSGEKSFKCDVCCKCFTHKLTLKNHMRIHTGEKPFKCDVCGKCFIQKPHLESHRRIHTGEKLFKCDLCCKCFTRKDSLQSHMRIHTREKPFKCDVCCKCFPYKLTLKKHMRIHTGEKPFKCDICSKCFIQKPHLKSHMRIHTGEKLFKCDVCSKCFTRKDSLQLHMIIHTGEKPFKCDVCSKCFTRKDSLQSHVIIHTGEKPFKCDVCCKCFTYRLTLKSHRRIHTGENLLKCDVCSKCFSRKDSLQSHMRIHTGEKPFKCDVCSKCFTHKLTLKKHMRIHTGEKPFECDV
- the LOC114472804 gene encoding gastrula zinc finger protein XlCGF26.1-like isoform X1 — translated: MKMSLHHNTSKQLDSQSFPNTNEMETFKMAAFMPTIHLHRLQLQQPSVTDCVFSEKKNVEQLLPERLHIKEEPEMLSEGQEENQLCVQQETNSAACPVKCEDEEEKLQASQLHWRQLSEMNIKEEPSTWSLNELIKRQTVGIHSKEPEAAQNPDPNSLILQGPDGTETESSQTEGSSEEDDDDHDDDEDSWQKPLSEIESETEADCDSTMKNRKTSDSSKNAEMGCKASKTQISSFQQICSKKKVQVKMTSECVGGEKASLTGEKPFKCDVCSKCFIRKYHLQSHMRIHSGEKSFKCDVCCKCFTHKLTLKNHMRIHTGEKPFKCDVCGKCFIQKPHLESHRRIHTGEKLFKCDLCCKCFTRKDSLQSHMRIHTREKPFKCDVCCKCFPYKLTLKKHMRIHTGEKPFKCDICSKCFIQKPHLKSHMRIHTGEKLFKCDVCSKCFTRKDSLQLHMIIHTGEKPFKCDVCSKCFTRKDSLQSHVIIHTGEKPFKCDVCCKCFTYRLTLKSHRRIHTGENLLKCDVCSKCFSRKDSLQSHMRIHTGEKLFKCDVCRKCFTRKDFLQSHMRIHTGEKPFKCDVCSKCFTHKLTLKKHMRIHTGEKPFECDV
- the LOC114472804 gene encoding gastrula zinc finger protein XlCGF26.1-like isoform X2 is translated as MKMSLHHNTSKQLDSQSFPNTNEMETFKMAAFMPTIHLHRLQLQQPSVTDCVFSEKKNVEQLLPERLHIKEEPEMLSEGQEENQLCVQQETNSAACPVKCEDEEEKLQASQLHWRQLSEMNIKEEPSTWSLNELIKRQTVGIHSKEPEAAQNPDPNSLILQGPDGTETESSQTEGSSEEDDDDHDDDEDSWQKPLSEIESETEADCDSTMKNRKTSDSSKNAEMGCKASKTQISSFQQICSKKKVQVKMTSECVGGEKASLTGEKPFKCDVCSKCFIRKYHLQSHMRIHSGEKSFKCDVCCKCFTHKLTLKNHMRIHTGEKPFKCDVCGKCFIQKPHLESHRRIHTGEKLFKCDLCCKCFTRKDSLQSHMRIHTREKPFKCDVCCKCFPYKLTLKKHMRIHTGEKPFKCDICSKCFIQKPHLKSHMRIHTGEKLFKCDVCSKCFTRKDSLQLHMIIHTGEKPFKCDVCSKCFTRKDSLQSHVIIHTGEKPFKCDVCCKCFTYRLTLKSHRRIHTGENLLKCDVCSKCFSRKDSLQSHMRIHTGEKLFKCDVCRKCFTRKDFLQSHMRIHTGEKPFKCDVCSKCFTHKLTLKKHMRIHTGEKPFECDV